A single genomic interval of Spirosoma taeanense harbors:
- the recA gene encoding recombinase RecA produces the protein MAKSDTAQATASANDSKLKALQTTIEKLDKAFGKGTVMRLSESKVVDVPVISTGSLGLDLALGIGGMPRGRVVEIYGPESSGKTTLTMHCIAEAQKAGGLAAFIDAEHAFDRVYAEKLGIDTKNLLISQPDNGEQALEIAEHLISSGAIDIIVIDSVAALVPKAEIEGEMGESKMGLQARLMSQALRKLTGTINKTGCCCIFINQLREKIGVMFGNPETTTGGNALKFYSSVRLDIRRIGQIKEGADNVVGNRTKVKVVKNKLAAPFKVVEFDIMYGQGISKVGEVLDLAVEMDIVKKSGSWFSYGTSRLAQGRDAVKELLLDNPELMAELEGKIRAKINEDENALLDPIGATEDDDEGEIDD, from the coding sequence ATGGCAAAATCAGATACGGCGCAAGCCACAGCATCTGCTAATGACAGCAAGTTAAAAGCCCTGCAAACCACCATTGAGAAACTAGATAAAGCGTTCGGTAAAGGTACCGTTATGCGCCTGAGCGAAAGCAAAGTTGTGGACGTTCCGGTTATCTCGACGGGTTCACTGGGGCTGGATCTCGCGCTGGGTATCGGCGGTATGCCACGCGGCCGCGTCGTCGAAATCTATGGTCCTGAATCATCGGGTAAAACCACGCTTACGATGCACTGCATCGCCGAAGCGCAGAAGGCGGGTGGTCTGGCAGCTTTTATTGATGCCGAGCACGCGTTTGACCGGGTGTACGCTGAAAAACTAGGTATTGATACCAAAAACCTGCTTATCTCGCAGCCCGATAACGGCGAGCAGGCTCTCGAAATCGCGGAGCACCTGATCAGCTCCGGCGCCATTGATATTATCGTTATTGACTCCGTGGCTGCTCTTGTGCCAAAAGCCGAGATTGAAGGCGAAATGGGCGAAAGCAAGATGGGTCTGCAGGCCCGTCTGATGTCGCAGGCTCTGCGGAAGCTGACCGGTACGATCAATAAAACCGGCTGCTGCTGCATTTTTATCAACCAGCTGCGCGAAAAGATCGGCGTCATGTTCGGTAACCCCGAAACGACGACGGGCGGTAACGCACTGAAGTTCTATTCGTCTGTTCGGTTAGACATCCGGCGCATTGGTCAGATTAAGGAAGGTGCCGACAACGTAGTAGGTAACCGCACAAAGGTGAAGGTTGTCAAGAACAAACTGGCGGCTCCCTTCAAAGTAGTTGAGTTTGACATCATGTATGGTCAGGGCATCTCAAAGGTAGGCGAAGTGCTTGATTTGGCCGTTGAGATGGACATCGTTAAGAAGTCGGGCTCCTGGTTCTCGTATGGTACCAGCCGTCTGGCGCAGGGCCGCGACGCTGTTAAAGAGCTGCTGCTCGATAATCCGGAACTGATGGCTGAGCTGGAAGGTAAAATCCGCGCGAAGATCAACGAAGACGAAAACGCCCTGCTCGATCCCATTGGTGCTACCGAAGATGACGACGAAGGCGAAATCGACGATTAA